The Spirochaeta cellobiosiphila DSM 17781 genome contains the following window.
AGCAATGTGGAAGGTCTACTCAAAGATAATAAAAATGGAATGGACGCCATTAGAGCAACGTTTCCTGCTGGTACAGTATCTGGTGCACCCAAAATTCAAGCTATAAAAACTATCAGCCAATTAGAATCTTTTGAAAGAGGTTTTTATGCAGGGCTAGTTGGATATTTCGAACCTGGAGGTAATCTGGATACTTGCATAGCTATACGTACAGGCTTAAAGCAGGGGGACGTGATTACTTTACAAGCTGGTGGTGGGATCGTTCATGACTCAGAGCCTGAACGTGAGTTGGAAGAAACAAATGAAAAATTAAGAGCTTTAGCTTCAAGTATAGGAATAGAGGTGTAACAATGATTGTCTTATTAGATAACTATGATTCTTTCACTTACAATGTCTATCAGTATCTTACGGAGGTAACTGAACTTCCTATAAAGGTTATCCGTAATGATCAAATAGATTTGACTCACTTAATTGAACTCAAACCTTCCTATCTTGTCATATCTCCTGGTCCTGGAAGACCTACAGACGCTGGGATCAGTATAGAGGCCATTAAATATTTTGCAGGTAAAATCCCTATTCTTGGAATATGTCTGGGGCATCAGGCCATTGGAGAAGCCTTTGGTGGAATCATTGTAGGTGCTAAAAATATAGTACATGGAAAAACAGAACCTATAACAAATGATGGGAGGGGACTTTTTAGGGGATTATCCAATCCAACCCAATTTACTCGATACCATTCTCTTGTTATTGAAAAGAACTCCTTACCTCAAGATTTTGAGATAACCGCACAAAGTCAAGATGGAGAAATTATGGGGTTACGTCATAAGAATATGATTATTGAAGGAGTTCAGTTTCACCCTGAATCTATTGCCAGCGAGGCAGGCAAACGTATGTTAAAAAATTTTTTAAACTACAAAAGAGAAGCCTTGGATATAAAAGAATTATTATCAAAGGTGATAAATGGTGAAGATCTATCTCAGGACGAAGCGGCTAGTTTTATGGAAGAACTTACAGATGGTAATCTATCTGATATTCATATTTCCGCTTTCTTGGTTGCCCTCAATGCAAAAGGTATAACTAGTGAAGAAATCGCAGGTTGCGCCTCTGTTTTATTAAAGAAAAGAGTCGCTATTTGTGGTGAAAAACCACTTCTTGATACTTGTGGAACAGGAGGTTCTGGATCTGGTAGTTTCAATATTTCAAGTTTTGCAGCCTTGATTGCCTCTAGTGCAGGAGCTGCTGTTGCTAAACATGGTAATCGGGCCGTTAGTTCCTTATCGGGAAGTGCTGACTTCTATAAATGTTTAGGAATGACAATCGATATTGATCCTGTGAAATCGGAAAAGTTACTAAAGGAAACAGATTTCGCTTTTCTATTCGCTCCTCTTTTTCATGGGGCTATGAAATATGCAGGACCTGTTAGAAAAGCTCTTGGAATAAAAACGATTATGAATTGTTTAGGACCTTTAAGTAATCCAGCGGGAGCTCAATATCAAATAATTGGCGTTTATAGTTCTGATCTCGTACCTATTGTGGCTAGAGCGGCAAAGCTCTTAGGTGTAAAACGAGTTATGACTGTGTATGGAGAGGATGGGTTAGATGAGATCTCTATCTCGGCCGCTACTCAGATATGTTTTATAGATGAATCTGGTGTTGAAACTAATTATAGTTTTGATCCTGCATCCTTAGGCCTAAATGGTTATACCCTTGGAGATATAAAAGGAGGGAGTGGACAAGAGAATGCAAATATGGCACTGGACATTCTTAATGGAAAAGGAAAAGAAGCTTTAATTGATGCTATATGTGTGAATGCAGGAGCCGCTCTGATGGTCTATGGTCTAGTAGAATCCATTTCAGAAGGATATACAAGATCGAAGGAAATATTAAAATCTGGACTAGTTAAGGACAAGCTGAATCTAATTGTATCAAGAGGCAAGGAGTTGGCTCTTCAATGATAGATAATATTAAAACAAAGATAATTAGTATGAGACGTGATCGTATTAAGAGTGAGGGGTATGCTTTAGGTGTTGAAATCCCTGAAGAAAGACGGGTTCCCCTTACACTCTTTTGCGAATCTCCAGGATTGATATGTGAAATAAAAAGAAAATCTCCTTCCAAAGGTGATATTCGTTTTGATTTAGATGCTGTTGCTCAAAGTAAGCTTTATTATAGTAAAGGTGTTAAATCTGTTTCTGTGCTTACTGAAGAAAATCATTTTAATGGCTCCCTTAAGGACTTAATCGCAGTAAAGGAAGCTACTCCTGAATTAGCTGTTTTAAGAAAAGACTTTCTTATCGATACAGAAGATATTATAACTTCCTATAAAGCAGGAGCTGATGCGGTTCTTTTAATAGCATCCGCTCTGACTCTCGATGCGTTAAAAGAAATGTATCAGCTAAGTACAGAGCTTGGTATGAAAGTCCTTTTTGAGGTCCATGATCAGAAGGATTTTGAAAAGGCTAATATTATCAAACCGGAAATAACAGGAATAAATTGTAGGGATCTATCTTCCTTTTCTATTGATTTAGCTTCTCCCATAAAGAAGTTATTTAACTTGAACTATGAAGGGAAAAAAATCTTTGAGTCTGGAATTTTTGGATCCTGGTCTGCTAATGTTGCGTTGAGTAATGGATTTGATGGGCTTCTCGTCGGAGAGTCAGTTGTTAGGGCTCCAGAACTAATCCCTTCTTTATTAGGAACTTTTCCCTCTGAAAACAGACAATCAAAGTTTTGGTCTAATCTGTATAAGAAAAATCATCTACCCCTCATTAAAATATGTGGATTAACAAGAGAGGAGGATGTTTATTATGCTGATAAACTAGGTGCAGACATAATGGGTTTCATTTTTGCAGAAAGTCCACGTAGAGTAAGTCCTTCTTTTGTAAGGAGTTTACCAAAAACTAAAGCTTTAAAGGTTGGCGTTGTTACAGATTGGGAACAAGATAAAGAGAGTTTGACTACTTTATTGGATGCCGGATATCTGGATGCTATTCAATTCCATAGAGCACCAAGTGGAAAACTTCTGAAGGATTTTAAATATCCTTTTTATATAGGAATAGAAGCTAAATCGATTGAGGAATACAGGGGTCAAAGAGATATACCTTCTATAAGACACCTAATTGATGCTTTTCATAAGGATCGATTTGATACAAATGCTTCAAAAACCTTGTCACCAGAAATAATAACAGAGGCATCAAAGAGTAAGCCCTTGTGGTTGGCAGGCGGTTTGAATCCAGACAATATTCACGAAATCGTCAAAATGTATCAACCAGAACTAGTAGATGTGGCTAGTGGAGTAGAATCTTCACCAGGAATAAAGGATCATAGAAAGATGGAAAGTTTTTTCAAGGAGACACGAGTTGAAAGTATTTAATAACTATTTTGGTGAGTTTGGTGGCCGATATGTCCCTGAAGTCTTAAGAAAACCCTTAGATGAACTTGAGATTGTTTTTAGAGAAGCGATGGAAGATCCTGAATTTTGGGAAGAATATTCTAGTCTAATGAAACAATATGTTGGTCGACCAACCCCTTTATTGTATGCGGAAAATACCACTCGATTATTGGGGGGAGCTCAGGTTTATATAAAACTAGAAGGTTTGGCTAATACAGGGGCTCATAAAATCAATAATGCCTTGGGCCAAGCACTAATAGCTAAACGAATGGGTAAAAAAAGAATAATAGCAGAAACAGGGGCTGGGCAACATGGAGTGGCAACCGCTGCTGTTTGTGCCAAATTAGGTTTAGATTGTCATATCTATATGGGGGAAGTTGATATAAGAAGACAACGCCCTAATGTCTTCCAAATGGAATTATATGGAGCAGAGGTTGTTCCCGTTACTAGTGGTGATAAGACCTTGAAGGATGCTGTTAATGAAGCAATGAGAGATTGGGCTTCTCATCCTGATGATACACATTATTTATTAGGATCTGCTTTGGGGCCTTCTCCCTTTCCGGATATGGTTAGAGAGTTTCAATCTGTTATTGGAAAAGAAGTAGATACTATTGTCCAAGAAAAGAATCTTGATGTGGCAGCTATGGTTGCTTGTGTTGGTGGAGGGTCCAACGCTATTGGTTTTTTTAGCCCTTATCTAGAAAAGAATAAACCGAGATTAATAGGGGCAGAGGCTGGCGGTATTGGAGCAGACATTGGTCAACATGCGAGTAGAATGACTGGTCCTGGACGAGAGGGTATTGTTCAGGGCTATAAAAGTCTTTTTCTCCAGAATGAAGATGGACAAGTTCTCTCTACTCATTCTGTATCTGCTGGCCTTGATTATGCAGGTATTGGCCCTCAGTTAGCTCACCTTGGGAAAACCGGGCGAATAGAGTTTGTCTCTATAACCGATAAAGAAGCCTTAGATACGGTAAAGTTCTTTGCAGAAAAAGAAGGTGTCATATTTGCTTTGGAATCTGCTCATGCAGGAGCGGCTGCACTTAAGGTGATTCCTACATTACCAAAAGATAAAGCTGTCATTATCAATATGTCTGGTAGGGGAGATAAAGATATTTTTATTACTGCAGGACAGCTAAGTAGAGAAACGTGGACTAAATTCTTAAAAGATGAGGTTAAACGATATGAAAGCTAAAATTATGACCCATATGATATCCCATTACCCCCATAGAGAAGCTTCTTTAAATGTGGCAAGAGCATTGATTGATGGAGGTGCCTCTTTTCTGGAGATACAGTTCCCTTTTTCTGATCCTTCTGCAGATGGAGCAACCATTCAAGCAGCCTGTACTAAGGCCTTAGCCTCTGGTTTTACTTTGGATGAAGGTTTTGAATTAGTAAAGGAAGTGTCTCAACTAACAAAGATACCTATTTTTATCATGAGTTATGCCAGTTTGGTTTACGCTAGAGGGGTAGAGCTATTCTGTGAGCAGGCAGCTAAAGCTGGAGCAAAGGGGCTAATTATTCCTGATCTTCCTTTTGATAAGGATGAGGGCTTGTACTCCTTTGGTAAAAAAAATAATCTTCACGTCATTCCTGTACTTGTTCCCAATATTTCTGAACAACGGCTAGAGGCTATTCAAAAACTATCGTTATCATATATCTATGGGGCACTACGTGTTGGTATTACAGGAAGTCATACAAGTATAGGTGAAGATAGTATTGAATTTCTTAATAAGCTCGCACAAAATAGTTCCTGCAAAGTGCTTGCTGGTTTTGGAATTGATTCTCATGGTCAAATTGAAGAGTTGAAGGACAAAGTGTATTCCCTAATTGTTGGTTCTGCACTGGTAAAATCAATTCCTCAAGAGGGCAGCAATGAACAGATCTATAAAGCTGTAAAAGATAAATTATTATCTTTATTAGGTTCTTGAGATACTTATCCACTACTATTAGAATGTTTAACATGAAAAGAAAAAAGTGGACACATGATGATTCCGTAGAATGGTTAGATAAGATTAGATCTGAATATAACCATCTCGTTGTACGATATGGAAAATCTCCTCGACTTAAATCTGCCTTTGAAGATAGATATTATGAGGCCTTAAGGAAACGTTTGGATTTACCTACCTTTTTTAAGGCTGAATGGGAAGTTGCTCATGCATACAATGAGGTTGAAGAGTTCAAAAAAACAGTTAAAGTTAAACAAAAAGAAAAAGAACCTCCAAAGAAAAAGAAGCCCACAAAACCCTTTGTTGAAAGGGTTTTAGATGAATTACGAAGTCGAATCGTCAAATACCCAAGAATACATATTCATGAAGAATCTTCTGAAGATATGGAGCGACTCTATGGAGCTATAACCCAATTTGATAAAGAATATTGGTCTGAGTTAGATAATGTATTTCGTGATTATTATCCTATTAGACAATTTCGACCTACAAGCAAAGTGGAAACCATGTTAGTAAACCTTTCTTCTCCCTCTGATGGTAGCTTACCAAGAAACTTAGATAAATACGTCAATATGCTTAATAATGACAATATAAGTTTGTCCATTATTACAAAAGAACATAAAAGATGTATTTTAGAAGCATCATTTTTCTTTCATGAAGTAAGAAATTTTATATATGAATTTCAAAATGATCAAAATCTAGAAGAAACTGATAGCCTTAAAGTAAAAAAAGTTTTAACTTTTGTGGAACAAGTTCTTGATGACTTTCGACTTAAGGACTTAAAACCTGTATAAAACATATGGAGGATTTGCTGTGAGCGAACTAACCCTTACGAATGATAATTTTGAATCTGAAGTAATACAGTCCAATATTCCTGTATTAATTGATTTTTGGGCAGAATGGTGTATGCCTTGCCGAACTATTTCTCCCCTTGTAGAAGAAATCGCAAAAGATTATGAAGGCAAACTGAAAGTTGGTAAAATCAATGTTGATGAAAACCCCGAGCTTGCCGGACGTTTTAACATTATTAGTATTCCTACCTTGATGGTTGTCAAAGGTGGGGAAGTAGTAAACCAACAAGCTGGAGCCGGATCTAAAGCTGCTATAGAAGCTTTATTCAAAGATCAGTTATAAGAATCATCTGTGTTCTTATAACCAAAAGTGGATCCCCTTGTGGGAACGATATGCCAATCCCCAGTGCCATTGGTATCAATAAAATCCGATGAACGGCAAATACTTCTTGTACTTGTGCTGTTTGTTGATCTGATACCATAGTCTGGGGAGAGACTATCGAATTCCCATTGTTCGTTTTTATAGAGTATATTTGCTTGTTCAAGGGTTTTCTTGCTGCCAAAACCTGAATACTTATCCATATTTTCACTTGATCTATTAGTGTAGTAGACACCATCAAGGATATTGCCATTGGGGTTGTTATATAATGCTAATATGCCATTATTTGCAGATAATCCTGTAGCTTCATCAACCCATAAATCCCAAGCAGTGTCACAATGATCGATTCCAATGGACTCGGATTGACTAGTGTATTCATTTATTTCTCCTTCAATCCCTTCCGGTTTTAGATGAAGAAGAATATAATCTCCTGCTTTCACCTCTAATGAAGGAAAAATATAACGGTTTGTATAGTTTGATTTAACTCCAATATAAAATGTTAGACTTTCAATGTTACCAGATGTCAAACAATAAAACTCAACCATATCAGGATGAGTTTTTGAACCTTTTGTTGTGAACTCGTTAATGATTATATTCGGCAAATTGGGATTTGAATAATAAAAAGGAAGGATGAAGAAAGTCTCATTATCATTTTGATCGTTAACAGTACCTGTTAATTTATCTGCTCCTCTATTGCCCGGGAGTGTTAAAGTTATGGTGTCTCCCTCTATCTCCATAGAATCAACTTTTAATTGATCTAAATTAAAGTCTCCTTGACTAATGGCTTCATCAAAGCTCAGCATCATCTTCCTATCCTTAAGATTCCATGTTAATAATTCGGCTGGTTTTGTATCCCAATTCATTAGTGCTGTTGCACTAGGTAAGGGGATGCAGGATGTGATGAATAGTAATAATATAGGAAATGGTTTAAATAAGTGATTTAACTTCATATATGACCTCCGACTTTTATACAGATATCATGTAAGTATTGATTCAAGATCTTTAATAAAGTTATTATTATGCTATGTCATATAGATCACGATTTCATTTCACTATTAATATTTTAATAGTATTATTCTCCTTAATAGCTTTTGGGTTGGGTAGGAGTGTAGTGAATTTAAATTATAATGCACTCTTTTTAGGTCTCTCTATTCCATTAATCGGAACAATCATTCTTGCCAATGTTTTTTTTCTCCCTTTGTCTAAGCTAGTAAAAGTTTCGGACTGGGATATGGATAACCAAATATTTTTAAAGCGATTTAAATCCTTGGGTGCGGCCCCTCTTCGTTCCCTGCTAATGCTATTGATCCTGTTAATTGGTTTTTTAATGGTCTATACACATTTAGCATTTTCTGATTCAGGGGATCTGCAAGTTTTACTATTCCCTTTCCGAATGGTTTTAGTGGGCTGTGGAATGGTAAGTGGTAGTTTTGTCTATGTGCTTTTAGATAGATTAGTCTTATCATTTCTCTATGAAAATCAATTAAAGAGATTTCCAGATAAATTTAACACAAAACGACAACGAAGCAAGGGCATTATTATCCCATCATTCATAACTATCATGTCTCTTATCTTTTCTGTCTTTTTAACCTATCTTCAATTGATTAAAGCTATTAATTTAAATGTCGAATCTCAAAATGTTTTAGGATTCATACTAGAATCCACTTTCCCTTATTTGATAGCTTTCCTTTTTGTGATTATCCCCTTAATTGTCATCTCTGCGAATAATACTTCAACTTTGTACAACCTACTTAATCAGCGTTTAGAGGAAATGATTTCTGGAGAGAAAGATATGACAAAGAGAATTACGATTTGCTCTGTTGATGAAATCTCCATGATGAGTCATCGGGTGAATTTATTTAGTGAGATAATTTCTAATCACTTGAAAGTAACAAATGGGATGGTTAGAAAACTAACGGAATTTCAACGGCAATTGGTGGACAATGTGAATTTGTCTTCCGAGGATGTGGTCGCCTTAACCCTGGACATAACAGGTTTATATACTATTATTGAAGAAGAGCACCTCATGGCTAAGGAATCAATGATTACTAGTCAAGAATTAATTGGCAATATAGAAAATTCTGTAATACAGGTAGAAAAACAAACGACTTCTATGAGCCAATCCTCAAGTAGTATTGAACAAATGATAAGATCTATATCTGATACTACAGAACAAATAAATAAAGTGAGAAAACACACTTCAGACATCAAAGAAGTCTTCACAGCAGGACAAGAAAAAGTAGATAAGACAATTGATTCTGTTGGACGTGTAGCGAATTACTCTGATAGCTTAATTGAAATTAATGACATTATTTCCGGAATTGCCTCGCAAACTAATTTATTAGCTATGAACGCTGCCATTGAAGCGGCTCATGCTGGCGAGGCTGGGAAAGGGTTTTCAGTAGTGGCAGATGAGATTCGTAAATTAGCAGAGGATACGGCAATTCATACGCAAACCAGTTCTCATAACTTGATTCGGATCCGGGATGAAATTGATGCCTCATTAGTTGCCGCCAGAGAAGCAGGAGATACTTTTAGTGAAATGAATAAGGGGATTATTCTCATTGACAAAGAAACTCAGAATATTGATACGGCAATGGTAGAACATGATCAGGCTAACAAAGTTGTTCTAGAACAATTAAATGTTACACAAAAGGCAACAAATGAATTGAAAACATCCATAAATGAAATCAGCTCTGAAGGTTCTAGTTTACTAGATGCCATGAAAAAGTTATCAGATTTTTCCAAAGCAACAATAGATACTTGTCAGAACATGTTAAAACGAAATGAAAGTGTTGATAAAAAAATAAAGGATCTAATAAAAATCACTCAAAATACTGGAAAGTTAAGTGAGGTAACATTAAAAAAGATAGATGTCTTCAAACTAGATTGATTTAGTTTGACCATCATCTTCTCCCTTATTACAATTATGGCATGTCACAAAGCTACTCTCAGATATTAGAATCTATATCAAAACGGATATATCTCTTTGAGTCCATCCATGAGGTGGATGATTTCTTAAAAGATGCCTTATCTCTTTTAGTAAAAAAAGCAGGTGCTGTTTTAGCTACGATTTTTGTAAGAGATGAGGAAGCAGATCAGCTTGTTTTTAGAGTAGGCTTTGATGAATCAGGATGGTGGGATAATCAGCGATGCAATAATACTGTACCCATAAGGTTTTCCATAACCGGTAATGATATGGCAGATACCTTTAATAATGACAGGGTTCGATTTGTCACTTACTCGCCAGATGATAAAGCTCATCCCTTTGGTTCTAAGATATTTGTACCCATTAAAAGAGGCCCTAACCGATTAGGCGTACTAATAATGGCTCACAAGGAAATTAACGGCTTTGATAAAGTTAATAAAGAAGATTTACTGGAAGCGGCATCCCGTCTAGGAGATATGTTGCGAGATTCTATGATATTTGTAAATCACAAAAATTCTGGTTTTCCTAAAGTTAAGGTAGAAAGATCTAGTATAAAAGGATTAAAAACTTCTGATGGTGTAGCCTTTGGTCACGCCTTACCCATATGGGCAGATATTAATTCTCTTATGGAAGATTTAGACTCTAAAGGTTCAGTTGAAGAAGAATTGAATCTATTCAATAAGTCATTAACAACATCTCTTGAACAACTTGAAGAGATTCAATCTTCAAGAGTTTCCATTGATACAGAAATGATTTCATTAATCTTTACAGCACAATACTATATGCTCAAAGATAAAAGTCTGGTCGAACGTATCAAGAATCATATTCTGGATGGCGTATCTGCTCCTGAAGCTGTAAAGATTGTTATTGATGAATATGCTAATAGATTCGCTAGAATGAGTGAAGAACGTTTGGCTGAAAAGGCTCAGGATGTTAGGGATTTAGGGTTCCGACTCATATCAAATATGAAATCAAACTCTGGTGAAGGTTTTTCCTATAAAGGGAAAATAGTTCTCTCTCGACATATCTACCCAACAGATTTATTCCGGTTAGCCGTAGAAAAAGTAGGAGGATTAGTCCTAAGAGGAACAGGAGTTACAGCTCATATTTCCATATTGGCTAGATCTTTGAATTTACCAGTACTAATCACTGATGATAAGAGTTTACTCTCTATAGAGGAAGGAACTGCTCTGTTATTAGATGCTACAGGAAGTACTCTCTATATTAATCCAGATCAAAATTTACGGGAACAATACCTTTATAAGTCAAATAGTGCTGTTGGTGAACGGGAATATTATACTCTTAAAGGTCAAACAAAGGATGGAGTGCGAGTTCAAGTATTGGCAAATGTCAATCTTTATTCTGATGCAAGGATGGCTAACTCACAGGGTGCTGAAGGGATAGGACTTTATCGTAGCGAATTCCCTTTCATTCTTAAGAAAGATTTTCTCTCGGAAGAGCAGCAATACAGAATCTATCTTGAGATTATAAAGTCCCAGGGAACAAAGCCTGTCATAATGCGTACGACTGATATTGGTGGTGATAAATTATTACAGGGGAGAACAACGTCAGAGTCAAATCCTTTTCTTGGAGTAAGAGGTATAAGATTTTCATTGGCCAATAGAGAAATGTTTAGAGATCAGTTACGGGCTATGCTGCGAGCAGGAGCTGGTAAAGATCTAGGAATTATGCTTCCTATGGTGACTGATGTGGAGGAAGTCCTTACAGTTAAAGAAGAATTAAAACTTTGTATCCATCAGTTAGAAGAAAGAGGCGCCTTATATAATAAACATCCAAAAATCGGTGCCATGGTCGAATTACCCTCGGCTGCCATGTCTGTGGAAGAGATCGCCAAGGAAACAGATTTCTTGTCCATAGGTTCCAACGATTTGACGATGTATTTATTGGCTGTAGACCGGACTAATGAAAATTTAAGTCACTTGTATCGTTCTCATCATCCTATTGTTTTAAAAGTCTTTG
Protein-coding sequences here:
- the trpA gene encoding tryptophan synthase subunit alpha, producing the protein MKAKIMTHMISHYPHREASLNVARALIDGGASFLEIQFPFSDPSADGATIQAACTKALASGFTLDEGFELVKEVSQLTKIPIFIMSYASLVYARGVELFCEQAAKAGAKGLIIPDLPFDKDEGLYSFGKKNNLHVIPVLVPNISEQRLEAIQKLSLSYIYGALRVGITGSHTSIGEDSIEFLNKLAQNSSCKVLAGFGIDSHGQIEELKDKVYSLIVGSALVKSIPQEGSNEQIYKAVKDKLLSLLGS
- the ptsP gene encoding phosphoenolpyruvate--protein phosphotransferase; this encodes MSQSYSQILESISKRIYLFESIHEVDDFLKDALSLLVKKAGAVLATIFVRDEEADQLVFRVGFDESGWWDNQRCNNTVPIRFSITGNDMADTFNNDRVRFVTYSPDDKAHPFGSKIFVPIKRGPNRLGVLIMAHKEINGFDKVNKEDLLEAASRLGDMLRDSMIFVNHKNSGFPKVKVERSSIKGLKTSDGVAFGHALPIWADINSLMEDLDSKGSVEEELNLFNKSLTTSLEQLEEIQSSRVSIDTEMISLIFTAQYYMLKDKSLVERIKNHILDGVSAPEAVKIVIDEYANRFARMSEERLAEKAQDVRDLGFRLISNMKSNSGEGFSYKGKIVLSRHIYPTDLFRLAVEKVGGLVLRGTGVTAHISILARSLNLPVLITDDKSLLSIEEGTALLLDATGSTLYINPDQNLREQYLYKSNSAVGEREYYTLKGQTKDGVRVQVLANVNLYSDARMANSQGAEGIGLYRSEFPFILKKDFLSEEQQYRIYLEIIKSQGTKPVIMRTTDIGGDKLLQGRTTSESNPFLGVRGIRFSLANREMFRDQLRAMLRAGAGKDLGIMLPMVTDVEEVLTVKEELKLCIHQLEERGALYNKHPKIGAMVELPSAAMSVEEIAKETDFLSIGSNDLTMYLLAVDRTNENLSHLYRSHHPIVLKVFADIAKGSGELLSELSVCGDVASDPLLIPFFIGLGIRKLSVTPAKVESVKQILSSYTIREAEELANKILSIKRVKEMEQFIKSYSKL
- a CDS encoding bifunctional indole-3-glycerol phosphate synthase/phosphoribosylanthranilate isomerase, encoding MIDNIKTKIISMRRDRIKSEGYALGVEIPEERRVPLTLFCESPGLICEIKRKSPSKGDIRFDLDAVAQSKLYYSKGVKSVSVLTEENHFNGSLKDLIAVKEATPELAVLRKDFLIDTEDIITSYKAGADAVLLIASALTLDALKEMYQLSTELGMKVLFEVHDQKDFEKANIIKPEITGINCRDLSSFSIDLASPIKKLFNLNYEGKKIFESGIFGSWSANVALSNGFDGLLVGESVVRAPELIPSLLGTFPSENRQSKFWSNLYKKNHLPLIKICGLTREEDVYYADKLGADIMGFIFAESPRRVSPSFVRSLPKTKALKVGVVTDWEQDKESLTTLLDAGYLDAIQFHRAPSGKLLKDFKYPFYIGIEAKSIEEYRGQRDIPSIRHLIDAFHKDRFDTNASKTLSPEIITEASKSKPLWLAGGLNPDNIHEIVKMYQPELVDVASGVESSPGIKDHRKMESFFKETRVESI
- the trxA gene encoding thioredoxin; this translates as MSELTLTNDNFESEVIQSNIPVLIDFWAEWCMPCRTISPLVEEIAKDYEGKLKVGKINVDENPELAGRFNIISIPTLMVVKGGEVVNQQAGAGSKAAIEALFKDQL
- the trpB gene encoding tryptophan synthase subunit beta; translation: MKVFNNYFGEFGGRYVPEVLRKPLDELEIVFREAMEDPEFWEEYSSLMKQYVGRPTPLLYAENTTRLLGGAQVYIKLEGLANTGAHKINNALGQALIAKRMGKKRIIAETGAGQHGVATAAVCAKLGLDCHIYMGEVDIRRQRPNVFQMELYGAEVVPVTSGDKTLKDAVNEAMRDWASHPDDTHYLLGSALGPSPFPDMVREFQSVIGKEVDTIVQEKNLDVAAMVACVGGGSNAIGFFSPYLEKNKPRLIGAEAGGIGADIGQHASRMTGPGREGIVQGYKSLFLQNEDGQVLSTHSVSAGLDYAGIGPQLAHLGKTGRIEFVSITDKEALDTVKFFAEKEGVIFALESAHAGAAALKVIPTLPKDKAVIINMSGRGDKDIFITAGQLSRETWTKFLKDEVKRYES
- a CDS encoding methyl-accepting chemotaxis protein, yielding MNLNYNALFLGLSIPLIGTIILANVFFLPLSKLVKVSDWDMDNQIFLKRFKSLGAAPLRSLLMLLILLIGFLMVYTHLAFSDSGDLQVLLFPFRMVLVGCGMVSGSFVYVLLDRLVLSFLYENQLKRFPDKFNTKRQRSKGIIIPSFITIMSLIFSVFLTYLQLIKAINLNVESQNVLGFILESTFPYLIAFLFVIIPLIVISANNTSTLYNLLNQRLEEMISGEKDMTKRITICSVDEISMMSHRVNLFSEIISNHLKVTNGMVRKLTEFQRQLVDNVNLSSEDVVALTLDITGLYTIIEEEHLMAKESMITSQELIGNIENSVIQVEKQTTSMSQSSSSIEQMIRSISDTTEQINKVRKHTSDIKEVFTAGQEKVDKTIDSVGRVANYSDSLIEINDIISGIASQTNLLAMNAAIEAAHAGEAGKGFSVVADEIRKLAEDTAIHTQTSSHNLIRIRDEIDASLVAAREAGDTFSEMNKGIILIDKETQNIDTAMVEHDQANKVVLEQLNVTQKATNELKTSINEISSEGSSLLDAMKKLSDFSKATIDTCQNMLKRNESVDKKIKDLIKITQNTGKLSEVTLKKIDVFKLD
- a CDS encoding bifunctional anthranilate synthase component II/anthranilate phosphoribosyltransferase, which gives rise to MIVLLDNYDSFTYNVYQYLTEVTELPIKVIRNDQIDLTHLIELKPSYLVISPGPGRPTDAGISIEAIKYFAGKIPILGICLGHQAIGEAFGGIIVGAKNIVHGKTEPITNDGRGLFRGLSNPTQFTRYHSLVIEKNSLPQDFEITAQSQDGEIMGLRHKNMIIEGVQFHPESIASEAGKRMLKNFLNYKREALDIKELLSKVINGEDLSQDEAASFMEELTDGNLSDIHISAFLVALNAKGITSEEIAGCASVLLKKRVAICGEKPLLDTCGTGGSGSGSFNISSFAALIASSAGAAVAKHGNRAVSSLSGSADFYKCLGMTIDIDPVKSEKLLKETDFAFLFAPLFHGAMKYAGPVRKALGIKTIMNCLGPLSNPAGAQYQIIGVYSSDLVPIVARAAKLLGVKRVMTVYGEDGLDEISISAATQICFIDESGVETNYSFDPASLGLNGYTLGDIKGGSGQENANMALDILNGKGKEALIDAICVNAGAALMVYGLVESISEGYTRSKEILKSGLVKDKLNLIVSRGKELALQ